The nucleotide sequence atggcaagttcttaaagaaatgggagtgccggatcacctcatttgcctcctgagaaatctctatgtgggacaagaagctacagttagaactggatatggaacaactgattggttcaaaattgggaaaggagtacgacaaggctgtatattgtctccctgcttatttaacttatatgcagaattcatcatgcgaaaggctggactggatgaatccccaaccggaattaagattgccggaaaaaatatcaacaacctcagatatgctgatgatactaccttgatggcagaaagtgaggaagaattgaagaaccttttaatgagggtgaaagaagagagcgtaaaatatggtctgaagctcaacatcaaaaaaactaagatcatggccactggtcccatcacctcctggcaaatagaaggggaagaaatggaggcagtgagagatttcactttcttgggttccatgatcactgcagatggtgacagcagtcacgaaatcagaagacgcctgcttcttgggagaaaagcaatgacaaacctagacagcatcttaaaaagcaaagacatcaccttgccgacaaaagtccgtatagttaaagctatggttttcccagtagtaatgtacggaagtgagagctggactataaagaaggctgatcgccgtagaattgatgcttttgaattatggtgctggaggagactcttgagagtcccgtggactgcaagaagatcaaacctatccattctcaaagaaatcagccctgagtactcactagaacgacagatcctgaagttgaggctccagtactttggccacctcatgagaagagaagaatccctagaaaagaccctgatgttgggaaagatggagggcacaaggagaaggggacgacagaggatgagatggttggacagtgttcttgaagctactaacatgagtttggccaaactgcgagaggcagtgaaggataggcgtgcctggcgtactctggtccatggggtcacgaagagtcggacacgactgaacgactgaacaacaacaaataattaagTTATACCATGGGACTGATCACCACCTCCTGCAAGTTAATTGATTCCCTTCTTCTCCAAGGTGTTTTTACTTTTCTGAAGGACAAACTACACATTAACACAGAAAATGCCCTCcatcttcctttctcccttcctgaTCCCAGATGCCCATTTATCCTGGGAAATACACTTCTGGAATTCCACTGGGATAGAAATGAAGAGTTAAAACAACCAGGGGGTGGGAATTTCATATGCCCTTTGGCATGGAGGTTGTGCGCTGAAAGCCCTATATTTTtctgtatataaaaaagaaaaccttgatCCTGTCTTTCACACATTGACATGAAACATGTAGTTTTCCccagatgtatctgaagaagtgtgcatgcacacgaaagctcatacgaagaacaaacttagttggtctctaaggtgctactggaaggaattttttattttattttgttttgactatggcagaccaacacggctacctacctgtaactggacataTGCTATCTGTAGTATTGGCTGGGAGGTTCaggccacattcataccatatatttaaagcacgaTATCCGTTTAAACAGTTATTGCTTCCTCCAaacaattctgggagctgtagttaagggtgctgagatttgttaggatatccctatttccCTCCCAGGGCCACAATTCCTAGAGTGCTGTAAGAATCAACCCATCTTTGCAGGCAACCCTAGTCATTGCAGCTTTGGGAGGACAATAGAGGTCTCTTAGTAACTCTCAGTACCACATTAGCTATATACCCATCCATGAccaacagtacttctgtcttatctGGATGAAGTTTCATTCAGTTCCTTACAGCCACCAGGTAGTTCAGGTTTTCAGCCATGGGTCAGGTTTGTGCAATTCTCCACTTCTCCCCAGTGCAACATTTCAAAAAGAAGCTCAATCTTGCTCGAGTGACTCGACTCATGGCATAAATGAAAGTACAGTAGTGATGATGACTTATAATCTGAGGTGTCTTCTAGTGACCGTGTCATAGGTGCGGGTTTGCTGACACTGTGTGTCCTGCATGAAAAGAAACACACCTAAAGAAAATCCCAAAAGAGATTATCTGTCAGTGCTCAGCCTCAGGGAGCTTAGCACCAGCACTGGAAAATGTCAGGGCCAGTATTGCAGCCTACCAAGGACAGAGGACAGTCCTAAACCAGCCAGCAGTGCCTCCCACCCTCCCTTGACTGGAAGCAGAAGTGAAAAAGGGAAGAGTGGGGATTCTCTCTGCAGTGgcaccaagaatcctgggagcctTACATTTCCTTTATGGGGAATGTGGTCTTTGTAATACAAAAAGCAATAGGCCTCATGGCCCCATACTGGTATCTTCAGTTGGTTCCAATAAATACATTATTCCTACGTCTTCTTATGACTTGACTCTCACTTTCTGGTTAGATTGtaatgctgataatgccaaggttgcaggttcgatccccgtatgggatggctgcatattcttgtattgcagggggctggactagatgatcctcagggtcccttccaactctatgattctactttcCTCCAAATTTTGCCATTCTTGACATGGCAGAGAATGCAatagctggattttttttaatctgtacaGGAAATTCTGCACCAGCAGGAAATTACCATATTCCTGATCTTTGCTGTGTTGATTCCTGCAAAATATGCAAGTCCTCAGTCATGTGTTATCGATACTCTGATTAATGGGAAGATCCAGGCAGCAATTGATTCCAAAGGTATTTGGATCCAAGGCCCCTTTATGATGCTTGAAACTCTGTTccccattgtcattctaagattCCCAGGTTCTTCCAGGATTGTCTGCTTCTAATAATAATGTTGAATGCTTCATTTGGAGATCATCTTATCACCTAAGTTTTACCCTGGATCAGCATCCTTACCCACTGTAAGGTAAAAAGGGGCATGAACCGTAAACCCATTACACATACCAGAAAAATCCTTCCATTTTTCCTATATTAAATTCACTCCAGTTGGGTAAAGTTAGCTTCAACTGGGGATCTTGTTTGATTCATAGATGTGATTTCTCATTGGAAAGTGTCCGGAGATGCTGTAattcagagttgttgttttttttgttattctGCTGCATTAAAGAATTTATGTTAGGATAGCTGGCATTTTCTGTAATGAATGCATAGTTAAGAATCCAATGCAGAAATAACAGTTGATGCTTTAATTTAAGtgagtttaaaaagcaaaactgaaCATATTGTACTAATTTTGAAAATTGGTtggcaaattgttgttgttttcttgcaGTTGTAAAACACACAATGATGGTGTAGGGAAAACAGAAATGTTAATTGTTTGCTTTACAGCTGAAGTGGCACACTAAtttgattttaatttgatttaaatcaagggAAGAGAAAGTGGCAACGCTAATGTTTAGGCCTGTTTTCTTGTGGCTCAGATGGAGAAATCTGGGGAGACACTCATTTCTGTTCCCAATCTTTGTGTAGACAGACACAAAAATGATTAGTAATTTTGTCCACAAGGAGCAACCAAGAACcaagagggtttaaaaaaaagttttcagacTAGGAGATGCCTGTCATAACTTGTCCTGAGAATTCCTCAAGAGATGTGAACTGTATAGTTCTCGATTGTGTGAAAGATTTTGCATCTTCAGGAGCTACTGATATATAGCATGCACAAGCAATTCAGAGAGATTCATGTGACAAATGTAATATGGAAATCAATCCTGAATCTTTGACGGAGTAGGGTAATTTATTAGCTATGGGGTCAAGCATACAAGTCTTCTCTTGGAGGGCAGGGAATagactttaaatgtatggggtgtatACAGCCTCAGAATAAATATTATGTTGCTTGTAGCTGTCTAAATAGCAGCAAGAACAAAGAGAGCTTTTCTATTTGAGCAATAATGGCATGCAGTAGAACCCTAACCCTCCTGTCTTTATTTACAGTACACTCAATTCTGGCAAAGAGACAGCTGATTTGCACAACCGCATTTTCTCATGGTACTAATGCCAACTGCCCTTTTCAGGTAAGATGTAATGTTGGGAGAAGAGCAGAAACTGGGAGGGTATTAGGAGCAGGGACTTGGAGGACAGGAAAATGACTTACTCTGTGGGTAGCAGCTAAACACATCCCCATGGATCTCTGCTTGCTTTGTGTGGTCATGAGTATAAAATCCAAGGTCATGGCTGGAGGAAGCTGGTTGGGTGTCTAAAACTGTGTCATTAGCACAGCAGCGCCAAGGACTTGCATCTCAACTGTGATGGTGTCTGATCAGGTGGATAGCTCCACATCATGGGGATTAAAGTGATCCCCTGCGTGTTTCTCTAACTTCTCTTTTCCACTCCCAGGGTACCTGGCCACTGGATGTGCCTGTGGAATGGCTTGTGGTTCCTGGGATATACGTGGCAATGCTACCTGCCACTGCCAGTGTGCCAACATTGACTGGACTTCTGCCCGGTGCAGCAAAGTGGGCATTGTTGGCTGATGGTGCCTCATTTGCTTGTTGGTAGCAGCTTCTATGCTCAATAAACTCgcttctatgattttatgaacatTCTCGTGCaatagtttttttaatgtatctggAGTGGCAGCTGTTGAGAGATGTCAGAAATCCATCTTCTTCTACTTCCTGGTGTGACAAGTTCATGAGGGttaaaggataataataataataatatatttatactctgcccatctggctgggtttccccacctttctgcagccaatcggaagccgcgccttggtttctgaacattttggaagtcaaacggacttccggaaccgaTTCCGTTCAGCTTCGAAGGTACGACTTATTTTCTGAAAGgatgcacatttaacacagcaaagttagCTAAAACAAAATCTTaagcatttcaaaagaaaacattactagtcaaatataaaatgtacatttaaaacagcatatttagcaagataataaaataatatcgtaagcatagaacatatcagctgctgttgctgccaatcctgccagTGGTGGTTCCTGGTGGCTATGGAAGTTCAGGCTCAATGACCTGGGTCTGTATTAAGGGACAGCCAATATGGTCTCTGGTCTCTTCGGCAGCTTCAGCTTTGTAAgaataacattggggaagcattgcagaacaaataagcagtataaatccaccactaattcACTTTTgaatcaatgacatgttgcagaatagaCCCACAAAAATCTGCACCAATCTGGAGCGGTCATCAATACCTCTCAATGTCACCGATTTGATTTGATCTCTTGGCAGAATCATGACGATTTGACTGGTTTTTAGCTATTGTTGATTTGCTGAGTTTTGTTCAATTAGTTTAgggtttcaaaaagtgaaaatacggcaaagttgttgagcaaaatCTCCAAAAGTTGAACATATAAATACATAGATGAGCACAATGTACCTCTCACCCTTTCAAATACCTCCATGTGTCTCATGTTCAGCCTCTACCTTCCTGTAAAACACCTTTGTAAACACTAAGAACTTACCTCAAAAGCTGGTTTCCTGGAAGCTGTTTGCACCGCCTTTGCTGTTTTGCATAGAAGAACTGTGCTCCCATTGTTTGAAAATTTGTATAGAGTAGCAAGGTTCTCATTTTTATGCTGGATCGCAACAGTGGTAGGTCCAGGGGGAAACCCCTGGAATGTCCTAATATCATGGCTAGTTTACTTGCCAAATTCCTTTATTGCAGCAGAGTTTCACAACCAAGAGCTTTGGACAAAAAGCATGCTCTGTCTCTTTGACCTCCTGCTTTGTGACATAAACAAGGAAACGTTGTGAGAACATTGTGTAAGGTGGTGTGTTCTGGACAGTAGCTGGGGGTGAGGGGtgtaaaatgttttcaaaaggtAAACCAATTGGATTAGAGATTTTGCAGCTCAGCTGTATTTAAAGGGGAGCAGTTTGCTCAGTAAATGGAACTTCTTGAAAGAAATTCTTCTTTTTGAAGGGATTTGCTTTTTGACAAGGTAAGGGTATTTGACAGGTAGGTGTATGGTAGGTGGGATTTTGTATCTTCTGAGTACATATTCTAAGTATGGCTCTCAACAGAAGCTTGTCAAACATTAATGCTTTATTATATATACTGTTAACTCTTGTTCATAAATGACTAATTAATAGCTTATCTCTAGTGGACCCAATCAATGAATTTCCTATTGAATCCTCAGTAGAGGTCACATTTTGAGAGCACTGAATGAAGTATCTTTTGACTCTGCTGCAGATTCCAATCgcataccttccaagtgtcccaattttccagagacagtcccagaattaaagAAGCcttcccaatttctgatttgatcacagaatgtcccggttttcctttttcctcccctccatatCTTGGAGAACAATTATATGTGGTGTGTGTGAGTAGGAGCCAAAACAGAATCCTATTTATAcgaaaaataaaatacctgtacCAGATGAAAGAAATGATGAAGCTAGCGTACAAGGCCCTTCCTAAACATAAACAATCCACTTTacattctttaattgcaatgcttcaccagccagccatttcttagAAAACACAgggagtgtttattcctttattgtaaatgaaGCCTTacattgtctactcagaagtaagtcccactgttttcaatggagtttactcccaggtaactgggtaaagactgaGTAGCCTTACCTGGTGAtactaagcatttttactcagaactgagggaagtttttaatatttgatgttttattgtgtttttaattttctgttggcagccacccagagtagctgggacaacccagtaagatgggtggcatattattattattaataataataataattactgagTTCACTAGGATTTACTCACTGGTATGTTCCAGATTATTCTCACAGTTtctactattatttttattagtagtattattatcatgatgatgattatccacagtgctctttttctagaaaaagaagtgctggagctcaccatgaattcctcccttgttctctacCAGCAACATCTTTCcattttcccacccacccactttccctTCTGCTTTTCCCATATATATCccagagagaaacagaaacagagagcCCTTGAGGAAGGGTTCTGTGAAACTTGAAAGCTAAACCACCTCTTCATAATAGCCTCTATCCAGCTAACCACAGACAACAACCCGGCAGCAGCAATACAGACCAATGGAAGTTTTCAGACTCCATTTAGGAGCAGTCTCACACTGAGTGTGCTTCAATAGGTGCAGTCTGGAGGCTATTAGTGCATGAATTACAGTGTGACTACGCCTGTCTTCTCCAGGAAGTTGTACTAGGCAGCTGAAGAAAAGTAAGGCACCATTGCCACTTTTGCATCAAGAGGCAGCACCACATTACAGAGCACTCCAAACTGCCAACTGGTATCTTAAGGCGGGGAGGTGGGTTTCTACCTCATCTCACACTGGCTATATACaacgttgagcaaaagattccagcattgcagggggttggactagatgattgttGTTGAACTTgtggctccttccaactctacagttctatgatgcaatgactctagatcaggggtcagcaaactttttcagcagggggcaggtccactgcccctcagaccttgtggggggctggactatattttggggggaaatattggggggggggggaaattcctatgccccacaaataacccagagatgcattttaaataaaagcacacattctactcatgtaaaaacaccaggcaggccccacaaataacccagagatgcattttaaataaaaggacacattctactcatgtaaaaacacactgattcccagactgtccgcagaccggatttagaaggcgattgcgccgcatccggcccctgggccttagtttggggacccctgctctagatgttgagctttttttttttaaaggaaacctacCTTTCAGTCATCAGACAGTTCAGGGTATCAGCCCCTTTGCTGACAGAGCCTGTATTGCAGCCCACCGAGCACAGAGGGCAGGCACAGGAAGTCCTAAGATAGACAGCCAAGCAGTGCCCCTATCCTCCAATCTCTGGAAGCACCAAGAATCCCGAAGGCCTCATATTTCCTGTATGTGATTGGCTACAGTGAGGCTTCTGCCCTTGTGGCCTTTGTAATATGAAAAAAGCCTCATGGCCTCAAACTGGGATCTTCAGTTGGTCCGAACAAATATATTGCTCCTGTGTCTTCTTATGATTCTATTTCTACTTGTAATCCTTGCCCTCTGGGTTCTGCGATTCCTGACAAGGCAGCTGCATTTTTTAATCTCTGCAGGACGTTCTGCAACAGCATGATGAAATTCGCCATATTCCTGTTCTTTGCTGCGTTTATTCCTGCGAAGTATGCAAGTGCTCAGACATGTGTTATTGAGAATCTGATTGATGAGAAGGTCCAGGCAGCAGTCGATTCCAAAGGTATTTGGATCTGAGTGCCCTTTATGATGCTTGAAACTCTGGGCCCTATTGTCCTCCTATAATTCCCAGTTTCTTCTAGGTCTGCATCCAAGATGCAGGAACTCTGGACTGTTGGATCGCCAAACTGttgctgggaagagggattgattgttcaaCCGCTCTAGACatagtagctctgtgaaggaactAGAACACCACCATTTTTAATTGGGCAGCTTACAgttaaacatgtctactcagaagttagatATTTAATTCAGTTGTGTTTACTCCCAAGGTGAATGGAGTCAAGGTTGCAGCTTTGTCTTTTAAAGAACAACACCATTTTGAATTGGGAAATTCAGCacctcacagtgcaatcctaactatTAGGATTTGGAAGTAAATTCTCTATTTAGAAGTAAATCCAAAGGGACCAACTCCCAAGTtaatggggttaggactgcagccttagctaGGGGAGCAAAAGCAAGGATCCACCTCCACCGAACTTTTCCAGTGACTCCCCTGGACAAACCAGTTTATCACCCATGAACTGCAGAGgcacacagacagagagaaaagCACCTACGCAACCACCAGCACTCTGAGAGAAGCTCTGTTCTGAACTTAAAAAGGCGGAGAGTGTTGGCTCCTGTGTCAGAAATAATTCCACAGCAGAATTAGATTTTTGTGGCCTGGAGAGGCATAACTCACAGAAGCTTGAGTGAGATTTCCGTTTTGTGCTATATAGctatactatacatttaaatcacattccccaccccaaagaatcctgggacttgtagtttacatctcacagagctacagttcccagcactcttaacaaactccagttccaaggattcttttatgGGCAAATATGCAttaaacgtatggtgtgtacatagcctcAGAAATCAGAACGATGCCTCTATTCCTTGTAACTGTCTAAATCGCACCATTAACCAAGTTTTCTATTTGATTCAGTGTAACTCTGATCCTCCTGTCTCTTCTTGCAGTGTCCTCAGCCCTCTCGAAGGTCCAGCTGATGTGCACAAGCGCATCTGCAGCTGGTGCTGATGCTTCCTGCCCTTCAGGTGAGACATATTGCTGGGAGAGAACAGACAGGGAGGAAATCCAGAGCAGAAAGATTGAGGCCAAGGGAGCAAGAAGAGAACTCATTTCCATGGAACTCTGCTTGCTTTGTGTAGACATGAGTGTAAAATATAAGCACATAGCTGGGGGAAGCTGGTTGGGTTGCTTAGTTGGATTATTAGCACAGCAGTGCCATATGTTGGGTGGGAAATATAGATCATCCATGTGGGGTAATTAATAAAAGATGTGGGGTACCGGTAATTAATAAAAGATCCCTAGATCCAAAGTATGGGGCTAAACACGCTCTAGTAAGAGAGCCCCAGGAGAGTTTAAAAGACACAAAATGTGCAGCAACAGTGAACTGTATAGACCTTCTAGTTTCCTGTTTAGTCCACTTacatgctttacttacaaactccaaAGGCCACATTCATGAGCTATTtcatgcagcagcagaaagggcACAGGCAGAAGATTCTTAGgttacaaaatacagaaaaattcTTCGTGGTCTGGGCTTGAAACCATCAAGCCCAGACATATTGCCTGGTCG is from Lacerta agilis isolate rLacAgi1 chromosome 2, rLacAgi1.pri, whole genome shotgun sequence and encodes:
- the LOC117041185 gene encoding resistin-like: MMKFAIFLFFAAFIPAKYASAQTCVIENLIDEKVQAAVDSKVSSALSKVQLMCTSASAAGADASCPSGYLATGCACGMACGSWDIRSETACHCQCARIDWTAARCCKVAIVG